AGTTTGGTGATTGATTTCAAACACTACAATATTGTTAGACCTTTTGTTTGCCACTAGCAAAAAATCACCTGTTGGATCAATAGCCAATGCTCTAGGCCAATTCCCTCCACTGGACATTATCCTTTTGAGTGCTATTTCTCCTGTTAGCGGATCAATTTCGCAGATGGCAATACTATCATGTCCGCGATTAGAGGCATATAAAAAACGACCGTCCTTACTTACTAATATATCCGCAGACTTATTGAATTGATCATAATTTTCAGGCAAAATACTTTGGGTATCGATGATATGTCCTATATCATTGTTTATATCAAGTTTCATGGCAACCACATCACCGCTTAATTCGGCCAACAGAAAAACATAAGGGAGTTGTGGGTGAAAATCGATGTGACGAGGCCCCATACCCGGTTCAAGTTTTATGCCTGATTTCTTAGACTGAGTCAAATGACCATTGGAATGGAGATCAAAAAACATCAGTTGGTCTGTTCCCAAATCCGGCACCAGCACTTTATTTGAATTTGGTCTTTGATATATCATATGAGGATGAGATGCCTCCTGTCTTTTTAAATTGACACTATTGCCATTGAATGTCTTATAAACTATTTCGGAAGCAATAGACCCTGTAGTTGGTTCAAGTTTATAAGTACCTATTGCACTAGACCTATAGTAGGCTACCATCAAATGGTTCATGTCAGAGGTTTGACTAATATATGCTCCCCCTCTTCCTGAAGTCATCATGCTATCAATTAGAACTAACTCACCAGTACTTCTTTTTATTAGAAAACCATGTATAGCATTCCCATACACACTATATAGCCTATTATTAATTGAGTCAACTGTGAGATATGACGAGTTTTTAACTGCATCACTTAAGAAAGACGGAGAAAGACTTCTCTTTTCGGGGTTCCAGGAATAGACCCCTATGCCATGATCTCCACCAGATTCATACGAAGAAATATAAATCCAGTATTCTGATAAATCTCCTGCTTTCAATATCAGCGAAGAGAAAACTACAATGGCTGAAAGACAAAGCTGTCGTACAACTATCTTTTTCATAAAACTATCATGTTGGTATTGCTTATCATATAAAGACTAATTTAGTCATCGCATCTACTTTGCAACTATTCAGACGCTTCTAAAAAGTTGGATTTTTTTCTGGTTCTAAGACTTTACATCAAAGATTTTCAACTCAGAAATCTTAGGTGGCCTAAGCACATGATCAATCCACACCCTACACTTGGTAGTCCTCAACTGATCAAAAGTGTGAGTTCTACCTTCCCCACAAGTTTCTCCTGATGTGATATCAGTCCACTTTCCATGTTGCCAATATTGAAGTTTATAACTACTGATGTAATTGCCAACTTCGTCTATTACAACCGTATTGAAAGTCTGAGGCTTGAGCCACTCTACTTCTAGCCATTCATCTGTTGTACCATCAGCCTGCCAGCCGGTTTCTGGATTTTCGTCGTTGGCCTTGAACGCTTCGTACCCTGGCAGTTTCTCTGTTTCTATGTACATTGATGATGCATTCATTCGTCCGATGGTTGCTAGATTTTCTGGAACCATTATAGGATCAGGAAGAGAGGTTCTCAGGAAGCTCCGTAGAAACAAAATCGTACTGTCCGGACCCCACCTCATAAATGATATAATTACCTACTGCTTTGCTCTGTTCCGTTCCTACATATATCATGCCTTGGGATTGCTCAGCAGACAAACCACCTTCTGAAATTAGCGTTCTATCTTTGGCAGGAACGAAAACCTTAGCTGTGCTATTAACAGGCACTTCGATATGATAATGAAATTCTCCATTTTCAATTTTCCAGTTTGAAACTATAGTACCATAAAGAGATTCGTATGTCGTATTCGCGTACGTTAAATCCCCCACTGGCGAAGGTTTAAGCGTAAAGTTTTGAAACCCATGCTGACCCTCAGCTAATCGAATACCCCCAAATCCTTTCAAAAAATAGCCTCCGATACCTGTATAGCAAGTATGAATCTGACTATTGCCGATGGCGGACCAGCGCTCTGGCCAGGTGGTTTTTCCTTGCTCCAAAAAGTAACCATAGCTCGGGTGTGATTTGTCTCTGAGTAGTTCATAGATTAAGTCCATGCGATCATGCTCAATAAAATAGCGAGTATATAGCGCTTGCCCTGAACTCCCCGTATCGTAATATGGAAAGTCATAAAGCACATTGTTTTCCAATTGGCTAAGTACCTTTTCTTTTTCGCTTTCAGGAGTAACACCTGTCAGTAGTGCAAAAGCCTGATCTACTTGTTTTCCATCCAGATATTGTCCTGTCGCAGCATTGTACGAAATCTGATGTGTGGCCTTTTTTTGAATTTCTAGGCGATCGCTATACGCAGTAGCATCTTCATATTCTCCAACCGCTTCGGCCATATTCATGGCGCATTCCAACATAAAAGCGTACACGCAGTTATTGAAATGGGCGGCATCTGGTGAGTTACTACTGTCCCAAAAGTTACCTCTTGGCGTGCACCAATCACCTAGACCTGGCATTTCTCTCTTGCCACGTTCACCGATCTTCAATGCACCTTGAGATTCATACTGTGAGGAGTTGTGCATCCACTCCATCCATTTTTTCATGGAGGCGTAGTTGTCTTTCAATATCTTAGGATCACCTAAAGTGCGATAGGCCTCCCAAATCGTAATAGGACTATTCGCTTTCCACATCAGGAATGGACGATCCTGCTCGTTGAGTACTGCCCGGGTACGCCCATCCCTTAGCTGAGCATCTCTCATGTACTGCAGGTATTGCTCCATGTAGGCACCAGATTCATAGTTTGGCAGTGCATCTCCATACATGGCAGCCACAGTTACTTCGCCCCATCCTCTACGCTCGCGATGCGGACAGTCTACCAATAATCCATCCATTGTATTAGCTAAATAGGTATTCAAATTGACTTGATAGATTCGGTTCAGTAGTTCACTCGAGCTTTCAAAGCTGCTGATTTGCTTGCGATTGCTGGTTACTACATATCCCTTAATATCCTTTAAATCGGGCTTGCACCCTAGCCCATAGACTGTGACCCAACGACCTCCGGCTACATTAAACCGGTTTGTGAATTGTCCTTTGCCTGAAGCACTATAAATGTACTGACTTCTTTGTTTCCATGAAGATGTGACTTCTTGCCTGTCGGCAATTTCGAATGTGACCGTATCTCCCTCTATTCCATTGAATAGGTTCATTTCAAAAAAACCTGTATAGTTTTCTCCCATATCGATGAGATAGGTGCTGTCGCTATTCATGCTCACTCTTATCGGTGATATCTCCTTATACTTTACCTGCGGCTCTACCATCTGCCCACTGAGTGTAGTAGTGATAGGCTCATAATCCTTTCGCATGGGTCGACTTTTCTGACTGTTCAAGGTAAGGGAGACATTGTCGCCTGTGATTCTGGAATTTAGGACCTCATGATCGTAGACTGTGGCATTGGCCCATTTGCTGTCATCGTAGGATACCGTATTCCAATCATCTTCTCTGAGTCGATCATCTATGATTTCGCCACCAAAATCAAGTATATCCCAATTACCTATGTATTGGCTATGGCTCTTTTTACACTTCCAGCTTTTATCAGATACGATCGTAAGTTTTTGCTCCCCAGTCATAATCTCCGCCTGAGCCTTAAACACAAAAGGTGGGTTCATATATTCCGTTACCCTTGACCATCTAGCCCATCCCCCAGCATGCCATACGGCAATGACATTCTCACCTCTCTGAAGAAAGTCTTTGATGTCATAGGTCAGATAACGAATTCGCTTTTTCATAAACGAAGACGCAGGATTTAGTACCTCATCGCCTACTTTCTGACCATTCACATACAATTCATGATAGCCAAAAGAAGCCAGATAGACGAATGCCGATTGTACCTCCCCTTTTAAGTTAAAATTCTTTCGGTACCAATTGTGATCTGTTTTAAGCTGATCATCTTTGAGAATCCACTCACCTTGCCAATCATCTGATGTCAACAACCCTATAGAAAAACGACTAGATTCACTCCAATCGGACGGTTTCCCATCCTTGTCCCAAACTCGCACTTTCCAAAAGCATTCCTGATTAGAGGTAAGGGTTTTACCATCATAAATCACATTCACAGACTGTTGTGATTCAGTTTTACCGGTATCCCAAAGATCCCCCTCTTCACTACTAAGTTTATCCATGCTACTCGCTACCAAGACATGGTAGTCGGTTTGATTTTGACCTCTCTGTTGGTAAGGATCAACCAGCTTCCAACTAAGACGAGGAGAGGTATTATCAATACCTAGTGGTTCTGATTTGTATTCGCATTTGAGGTCGTTTACTTGAATCTGACTCGTGCCACATGCTACACATATCAGGATGATGATAATGACAGAAATGAATGTAATGTAAGGATTAGAGGTGTTGCGTCTTATTTTCATTTCTTATTATCGGCTTTTAATTCAGTATTTAATATTTTGTTTCTAACACATAGCTTCCCGGTTGAGCCAATAGTTCAAAGACTTTTTTTCTTTTCAGGAGTAATCGAATGTTCTTATTCTCACCAATAGATTTTCCATTGATTATCAAAGACTTGTAAGTATCACCCGGAACCTTGATGACAGCTGTCGTATTTGGAGGAACATTCACTTTCAATTCGAAAACTCCATTTTCCAATGTCCACTCAGATGATATTTGACCGTAGGGACTATTGTAGCTGGCCTGTACTGAGGTTAATGGTCCTCCAGGTACGGGTGCAATTTCTATCTTTTTATATCCTGCTTGCATGGGTCTGATGCCCGCAATACGCTCATACATCCATTGCCCAATGGCCCCATATGCATAGTGATTGAAGGAGTTCATACCTTGCTTATTGAAGCCATCCTCAAGCGTATAGCTATTCCATCGTTCCCACATGGTAGTTGCGCCTTGATTGATAGAATAAAACCATGAAGGATAAGTCTCCTTAAACAATATTGAATACATCAGATCAATTTCACCAGCCTGATCCAGAGCAAATGGTAAAATAGGTGTCCCCAAAAAACCCGTACGCAAATGATTGTCGCAATCGTTGATAATCCTTTTCAAATGCCTACATACTTTGGGTTTCAAATCCTCAGTGATCAGATTAAAAACAATAGCCAGGATATATTGCGTTTGTGTTTCTACTTGGTTCTTGGTCATTCCATCTTCATCATAAAACCGTTTTTGAAAGGCTGTTTTGATGGAATCGTGCAAATTTTTATAATAAATAGCCTCCTCCGTCTCGCCCAACACTTCTGCCGTCTTTTGAGTGAG
This is a stretch of genomic DNA from Reichenbachiella ulvae. It encodes these proteins:
- a CDS encoding lactonase family protein codes for the protein MKKIVVRQLCLSAIVVFSSLILKAGDLSEYWIYISSYESGGDHGIGVYSWNPEKRSLSPSFLSDAVKNSSYLTVDSINNRLYSVYGNAIHGFLIKRSTGELVLIDSMMTSGRGGAYISQTSDMNHLMVAYYRSSAIGTYKLEPTTGSIASEIVYKTFNGNSVNLKRQEASHPHMIYQRPNSNKVLVPDLGTDQLMFFDLHSNGHLTQSKKSGIKLEPGMGPRHIDFHPQLPYVFLLAELSGDVVAMKLDINNDIGHIIDTQSILPENYDQFNKSADILVSKDGRFLYASNRGHDSIAICEIDPLTGEIALKRIMSSGGNWPRALAIDPTGDFLLVANKRSNNIVVFEINHQTGDLTEVMSLDTLPNPQCIRFIKK
- a CDS encoding discoidin domain-containing protein yields the protein MNASSMYIETEKLPGYEAFKANDENPETGWQADGTTDEWLEVEWLKPQTFNTVVIDEVGNYISSYKLQYWQHGKWTDITSGETCGEGRTHTFDQLRTTKCRVWIDHVLRPPKISELKIFDVKS
- a CDS encoding glycoside hydrolase family 78 protein, whose product is MKIRRNTSNPYITFISVIIIILICVACGTSQIQVNDLKCEYKSEPLGIDNTSPRLSWKLVDPYQQRGQNQTDYHVLVASSMDKLSSEEGDLWDTGKTESQQSVNVIYDGKTLTSNQECFWKVRVWDKDGKPSDWSESSRFSIGLLTSDDWQGEWILKDDQLKTDHNWYRKNFNLKGEVQSAFVYLASFGYHELYVNGQKVGDEVLNPASSFMKKRIRYLTYDIKDFLQRGENVIAVWHAGGWARWSRVTEYMNPPFVFKAQAEIMTGEQKLTIVSDKSWKCKKSHSQYIGNWDILDFGGEIIDDRLREDDWNTVSYDDSKWANATVYDHEVLNSRITGDNVSLTLNSQKSRPMRKDYEPITTTLSGQMVEPQVKYKEISPIRVSMNSDSTYLIDMGENYTGFFEMNLFNGIEGDTVTFEIADRQEVTSSWKQRSQYIYSASGKGQFTNRFNVAGGRWVTVYGLGCKPDLKDIKGYVVTSNRKQISSFESSSELLNRIYQVNLNTYLANTMDGLLVDCPHRERRGWGEVTVAAMYGDALPNYESGAYMEQYLQYMRDAQLRDGRTRAVLNEQDRPFLMWKANSPITIWEAYRTLGDPKILKDNYASMKKWMEWMHNSSQYESQGALKIGERGKREMPGLGDWCTPRGNFWDSSNSPDAAHFNNCVYAFMLECAMNMAEAVGEYEDATAYSDRLEIQKKATHQISYNAATGQYLDGKQVDQAFALLTGVTPESEKEKVLSQLENNVLYDFPYYDTGSSGQALYTRYFIEHDRMDLIYELLRDKSHPSYGYFLEQGKTTWPERWSAIGNSQIHTCYTGIGGYFLKGFGGIRLAEGQHGFQNFTLKPSPVGDLTYANTTYESLYGTIVSNWKIENGEFHYHIEVPVNSTAKVFVPAKDRTLISEGGLSAEQSQGMIYVGTEQSKAVGNYIIYEVGSGQYDFVSTELPENLSS